TAGACAGCCTAGGGTGCTGGGAGATCAGGGTGCTGAAGAGCGGGTTACCCAGGCATTCTGGgaacatgttttgttttaaaaaaaagtttttaaaagtctgaaaCATGTTCGACTTTTCAGTCCCTTCCCCTTGCCACCCCCatgagtttttaatttttcatccGGATTTGGGACAGATTTATCGCCAACTGGAACTTTTTCAGAGGATGGAGCTTCTCTGTCCTGGCCAGCTCCACTGGTgacccccctccctctctctgcgcctagaaggcagggagcagggtcccCACCCTCTTTGCTGTTGGAACCCGGTATGGAAAAGGTTAAGAATCACCGGATTAGACACTAAAGTAGGGATTTTCCACCGTGGTGTCTGGCTTATGCAGTGTATTAACCATCTCCTTGTGCAAAAGCTTTTGGCACAGGAATGCTTTAGTCCtgcttttcctcctccctccagacTGCAGCGGGAAAATGAAACCAAACACAATGAAATTTGCTGGAACACTGGATTCTGTTAAGACTCTGAGCCTTGTTGCCTCTGGCTGCTCTTGAACTAAGAAAAAAACCCATGTCAGCAAAGCAAACTCCCCTGCACTTTCCACACCCAGCCCAGCCATCAAtctcctgtctcctccccactAACACGCAGTCTTTCCATGCGCTGCCTTCACAGGTAAACACCAAGATCCTCATTTATAACCAGCCCCCCAAGAAGCAGCTGCCTTTCTGCCCAGGCTGGGACGGCAGGCCGAAGATGAAGGCTTTTCTTCTCACCCTGCTGGTGGTGGTTCTGTGTGTGGAGCAAGGTGAGATGCTGCTAATGATTCCTCTGTGCCAGGGAAGGAGCCAGGGAAGGAGCTAGAAACGGGGGAGCCGGGGGGGATTTTTGCAGCGCCGTTGGCAAAGATTCTACCTTGAAGTGGGAGCTGGCACTTCTGCAAACCTCCCTTTGCAGCCAGCCGCTTGGTAGGGCAAAGCAATGCCTGGTGCTCTGGATGCAAGAGGGAGCAAACTTCTGTGGATCTGAGCTCCTTCCAACAGCAGCATGTCTTGAGAGGCCTAGAGGGGGCTAAGGGGCGGGGGGTGACTAGCCCTAGAGACCTGTCTAGTCATCTCTTAAAGAAATCTTTTATACGGCTATCCTCTGAGCCAGGCTCTTTTACTCAGGGCGATCAGGGCTTCTCAGCATTGCTTTCTTGCCACCATAAATTTTGCAAGTTCTTCTACTGTAATCAGCTAAAAACATAAGGGTCTGATTGATCCCAGATACAGCggagtaaatcaggagtcactgcACTGAATTCAATTAAGCTGGAGcagtggacagggccggctctaccatttttgccgccccaagcaaaaacaaaaaaaaagccgctcagacTGCCGTCCGAACTcccgaagcaaaaaaagaaaagaaaaacccgcccggactgtgccgccccaagaatggacggaatgccgccccttagcatgtgccgctcCAGGTAcctgcttcctctgctggtgcctggagccggccctggcagtggaGCATTGGCACAAGTGAGATCAGACTCAGGCCCTGCCTTCTTACAATGCTGCAGTGGAATCCCAGTAATATTGGACGGGGGTCACAGCAGTAAGTTCCGGTGGGAAGAGCCACTGGTTGATTCTTAATGGAGGATAATTTTACTCCTCCAACTCTTCCTGTAGAAGAGAAGGTGCTGGCTTCCTGGAGGGTCCTGGAGCCGCTTGCGGGTagggctagatcagtggttcccaaactggggtttgtgaacccctgggggttcgtgaaatgttatagggggtcttgggaaaaaattccctaatggtggacagagctgtccctagggaccccgggcagcacggggcccacagcctggagcccctggacttccaaaaGCTAAGCatatcaaagcaagcatatcaatcacactgaggagatttaaacttcaagactcctcataagaaatggaaagggaggtggatatttgttgctgtttttaaaattaaataggcagctagtattgtttttaaaatgatgatgaagaacaagtttaagctttgttgtaacatgcaatgtttgcctggactgctcaagacctgaatgcttgtgtaggaggaatgctttgagttggcttcttaaataccttcctgctgtttcacatctgatactccttgatgaaacataggagccttgtcttataacaggcttattcaaagtgatacaagctacgaaagcgagatcttggaagagtgtcaCCGTTttgataatgtaataaaaatactgtaatgataaataataattaacaataaatagtgtgtaataagcatgtcataaaaacactttttatatttccaagatcactgcttttatagtttatactcaggtaaaggagaaaatccctggacatattcatttttaggagggggttggcaagacttgacattttagtaaaAGGGGTTCACAGGATGTTAAAGTTTGGGACCCAATGGGCTCGATCAGGGTGattggtgggggagagcccagtaTTCACCACCTATGATATGTATGCTGTGGGGCCAGTGGCCTAATCGTGCCCCCGCTCTCACTGGAACTGTGGGGTGTTAGTGGGTGTTGTAGTCAAGGCCAAGATCGGAGTGTGCCCTGCCCACTGCTAGGTGCTTGTGCTGGGAGAGCTGGAGAAGAGGTTCTCTGCTCCCCACCTTTGCTAGGCTAGCTGTcaactttaaaaaacaatgaGCAGTCACAAAGAGCACTTGACTCCCCGCCTGGCCCCACTGGAGTCGTGTGAGTAAGACACTCCCCAGTGTAACTGGAGCATGTGCTTGTAAAATCCGTATTGCATCCTCTTCTAGTGTCTAGGCCGCAGAGGATAACAGCCCACTACTGCTTCTAGTTGGAGTTATTCCTTCCCTGTCAGTGGTCAAGCACAACATCTGTGTTGTGTTGCTGAAAGGCCTGGGTTCAAACTCTGCTGGTGACCCATGGAGGTGGAGGGATTGTTACATAAAGGTGGCAAAATCAAGCCCTGGGATGAACTTAATGCTTTAGATCTTGTTCTTCCTTAACCCATCCTCTCCTTCTCTTTGTCACCCTCACGCATCACTTCCTGTCCAATTTGCACTATAAACTCTCTAGGAAATGCACCGTACTTCTCTGTTTGTTTCTATAAAGCATTTCGCATGCTTCTgacactgtaataataataaccaaGCTTGTTTGGCAAGTCAGAATGAATTCTCTGGTCTTCTATGTGATACCCATCTATAAATAACACAACATGTCATTCCCACTTCATTTGTCAGAGCCAGTGTGAGCTCATATCTTGATTGCCGCCCACCATCCATTGGCACCTGTCTCTTTGCAAATTAGTCCTTATAAAATATTGGACCAGTTCTAGCCAGGAAGGAGTTGTTTCCCCCATGCATATTAGCCCAGGTGCACTGGTGATTTTTGTGCCTTCCTATGAAGCATCAGGCAATGATCACTGCAGAAGGTAGGATGCTGAACAACTGGAACATATGGTCTGATCTGGGATGGCACGTCTTCTGTATGTAACAGTGACTACGTAATACAGACATGGTAATCAGAGGGGACTGAATCGAGGGTCTTGAGCCCCAAACTGTAGGCCTGTATCACTCAAACTAAAGGAGAACACTTGTAGCTATAAGTAGGAAGTTGTTGAAATTACTTGGACCACCCTGTAGAGGGAGGAATGTTCACTCTCTTAgccagtgtcatagaatcatagacatgtcgGGCTGGATGAGACCTCAagtggtcatcaagtccagccccctgcatgggagcaggaacaagtaaacatagaccatccctgacaggaatAATCTCTTCTTAAAAACTTCCcataatggggattccacaacctctcttggaaaccTGTtctagagcttaactacccttgtagttagaaagtttttcctaatatctaacctaaatctcccttgctgcagtttaagcccattacttcctgaCCTACTTTCAGCggatgctaaacccagggttgtgagttcaatccttgaggggaccacttagggatctggggcaaaatcagtacttggtcctgctagtgaaggcagggggctggacttgatgacctttcagggtcccttccagttctatgagataggtatatggagaacaattgatcactgtcttctttTTAGCAGATCTTAACATGTTTGAAGCCtgtgatccctcccccctcagtcttcttttctcaagcctaaacatgcccagttttgtaAAAGTTTCCTTGCAGGTCAGGTTttcaaaccttttatcatttttgctgcactcctctggactctctctaatttgtccacatcgtttGGTGCCAAGAATTGAACAGAGTACAGCatctgaggccttaccagtgccaagtacaacaggacaattacctcctctcTCTTATATACAATCGTCCTGCTAATCCACCCCAGAATGATGTCAGCCTTTTTTGGAACTgaatcacattgctgactcatattcaatttgtgatccactataacccccagctccttttcagcagtgcttccACCTACccagttgttccccattttgtttctgtgcatttgatttttccttcggCACTGTAGTACGTTGCACTTAAGTTCATTGAATTTCACTTTgtggatttcagaccaattcttgaatttgtcaaggttgttttgaattctaatcctacccttcaaagtgcttgcaacccctcccagcttggcatcatctgcaaatgcaataagcatactctcctcttcattatccaaatcattaatgaatattGGACAATACCGGACCCAGTACTGGCCTCTGCGGGATCCCACAAAATTtgccttcccagtttgacagtgaatcattgataacagtctttcaaccacttgTGCACATGCCTTATAGTAAATTCATCTAGAGCACCTTTCTCTACTTTcattatgagaatgtcatataggactgtgtcaaaatcaagatgtatcacgcctactgctttccccttatccactCGGCTggtaaccttgtcaaagaaggaaattaggttggtttggcatgatttgttcttgagaagTCCATGCTGGTTTTTCCTTATGATCCTGTGTGTAACATGGTTTTGGAAAGGAACGTGCTGAGAAAGTATTTACAAATTGGTATCACGGAGGGCATTGGGGGAACTTTTCAGAGGCATAAATAGCAGTTGGGTGCCCAGCTGCcatttctgcctttgaaaataCCCCCCTCTGTGTGTGGGTCCAATCCTGAATCCTTAATCGATGCACAGGAAAAACTATCACTGGCTTCAATGAGAGTTTGGCCTGAAATAGTGGCTGAGAACGTCAGGATATGGTCCATTTTGATGCTCACTAGCAGTAGGTAACAGGGATGGGGATTGTAGACCAGGAACAAATAACATATTCCTGCAAGCCTCTAACATGGGGTGTGTTTTCCTTTTGCAGCTCACTCACTGGTGTGCTTCACCTGTAAGGATGCATCCTCCAACTGGGGTTGTCTGGCACCAACTATATGTCGAAGTGGTGAAAACTACTGTGTGACCACGTATCTTGGTGCAGGAATTGGTAAGTTTGGGCATGTTCTGCCTGTTGTCTTTCCCTAGCGCTTTCCCAGACGACGTGGTGCTCCCGTTCCAGATCACTGGGTTTTCCTTCCTCCGTCTGCTGGAAGGATGGGACAATGCTGATGTGGAATTGGGGAATCACTCCTTGAAACCGAATGGCAGGAGAACTTTGCTGGGACGCGCTAAGGGGGTGGGAGCGCCTGTGCTCAGTAGTGAGGTTTGCAGCCGAGTGAGTGACTgagaggagggcagggcaggcaatGTCAGGCTTCCGCTAAGCCATGGGGGGCTCCGTATCTACCCCTCCAGCATTGGCTGAAGTCCTGAAATGAGGCTCTTTATAGCCCAGTCCTGCAGCCGCTCCCCAGCAGTGGGTGCTGCTACTGCTGAGGTGCGCGAGGGCTGGGACTGAGTTCCCACCCGCTCCTCAGCGGCTCTGCCATGGGCGTGAAAgggaaggaggctgcctgccCGAGTGGCTGCCAGCCTTGAACGCAGCGAGTGAGCAGTTAGAAAGGGCTCAGTGGATCCTCTGCTTCTCAGCAGTGGTTCTCAGGGAAGCAGCCTCCTCTGCTCTGCTGCATTCTTGTGGCATCGAGCCCACGCCCCTTTCCCCCCGgtttggtgggggggaaagatgGCTGCCTTTGTCCCTGGACCGCAGGGGAGAGGACGTCTCCCGCATGTGTCCGATTGCACCCAGCAGCAATTATACTGCAAGTGTAAATGTCGTTGCCAACCTCTGCATTTTGACAGACTGTAAGTAGGCAGTTCATGGGCAGGCGCACTGATATTACTTGCGATGTGGTTCAGTTAACAAAAGTAGTGCCAGCCTATTGAGTAGTGCAGGGATATCACCCAGGGGACGAGGCCAGTTGGATTACAGGCCGTTGTAACTGCCCTGCATAACTGACATTATGGGCCTTGCTTCCCAGTCTGGCCTCCTTTCGTGCCTGGGGAAGCCATGCGATGGTTTAAGCATCAAACATCTCATCTGCTGGTGCAAGGTTCCACTATTGGCATGTGCAAGTGACAGAATTTGCACACTCCAATCCCAGTGCCTGGCTGGTTGTGCCGGCACAATAGGAGGCCGGGTTGAAGCCTTTTTGGGTATATTGGTGTCTGCTGCTTAATGAGCTGTGCTGTGACCTGACTACGACCAGCTCTTTAAAGCTCTGAGGCTCAATAGCAGGAGACAGGACTAGTCACCTCTGTGCTGCATCCCCGCAGCCCCCCCTGAACTCCCAAAGCCCcgtcccagcatgcagtgggcAGAGTGTGACAATCTGGAATGGATTCTCAGGGTTGTTTGGCTGTTCCCACGTCCTGGCCAGGAATCTGAAGGGGATGTTCCCAAATGGTTACATATGGGTCTGTAACTGCTAGGAAGAGACTAGTGCTGTTTTCATGGTATATAATAGCAGTAATGACTTCTAATCgctgaaacaacaaggagtctggtggcaccttaaagactaacagattctaATGGCTGGGCATTCACTGGCAGAGCGAAGGCTGGGAGGCTATTAACTGCTGAGAAATGGCCTCCTCCTCTCAGGATTGCTTAGCTACATCCGTACAAATATAATTAtaactgctctacagccaaaatgcttctgaaataaatgtagtcaaactttactaattctgggtcactgagaacgaaaatgatgcttaaaattgttgattggctctagttttcaagatatgctattgggtcagtatatacgacccttgacttgggaatggcggaggataagtgagtgataaagggaagggatctcaatttaaaccagaaatgactaaaatacatctttgactggatctatgaataaatctatgactgggtttggacagtacttgctttttaggcaaaacaatgaatgatgcaatctgaagctggtattgcgtcatacatgatatgaattgcatcatgttattcctagaagtcatggatgatgcaatcataacgaagcttacatcactctgctgaacaaattgccctatatcagctctagaaatcatacagtgtcatgctctcttatttgtcagtgtttgattttgcaaagggacacatttctgtttagccaaagtgagcagagatgcctcgtacgtgtgtgaacagtgcagataacttctgctatgtttgtggggaagtgacttttgcatcacaaaagtgcagtataaccactatggttaagaaagcctatcacctttattttggctgcaaaattggagagcaggacaagaggtgggccccacacatatgctgcaacacttgtgcaacaaatcttggccagtggttgaacaggaaaaggaaatctatgccttttgcagtgccaatgatttggagagagccaacagatcataccagcaattgttacttctgcatggtgcctccagtcgGGAatggtgtgtcaaagaagaaaaagtggactgtgcattatccaaacattccatcagctatacgcccagtaccccacggagaaggactgccggttcctgatgcaccagaatcattctcacttgagtcagacgaggaagaggaagaggatgaaacttctggtcctgaaccatcaatgtcacaggacccacattttctcccatcctcctcctctgaaccacacctcataacacaaggtgaactgaatgaccttgtcagggatttggagctacccaagagtaaggcagagctgttgggctccagactacagcagtggaatctcctggcaggtgatgttagggtttccatgttccgtgaccgtcaaaaggatcttgtcccattcttcttcatggaaggtgatcttgtagcctgcaacaacatcgatggtgtgatggcagctctcaacatcgttcacgatccagatgagtggagactgttcattgattcatcgaagacgagtcttaaagctgttttactgcataatggcaatgttttgccatcaattccagttggtcatgcagtccatatgaaggaaacctatgacaacatgaaacaacttttgaggtgcataaactatgaccaacatcagtggcagctttgtggcgatttgaaggttgttgctctcttgcttggtctgcagactggatacacaaagtactgctgttttctctgcgaatgggatagtcgtgcaagagattcccactacatcaagaaagattggccactccgacagtcattggagcctgggaggaaaagtgttcagcatccaccacttgttgaatcaaggaagattttgttaccacccttacacatcaggctgggtctgatgaagaactttgtcaaggccattaacaaaacacaagcagctttcaagtacctccgtggaaaatttccaaggttaagtgaagctaagataaaggaaggtgtctttgttggtcctcagattcgtgaacttcttcgagatgatgcatttgaccatgcactgcgtggcaaggaaaagacggcatggaaagccttccagttagtggcaataaattttctcggaaacaacaaggcagacaactacaggttgttggtggaaaatctcctcaaggcatacaaaagccttggttgcaacatgtcactaaagatacattttttgcactctcatctagatttttttccaccgaactgcggagcagtgagcgacgagcacggtgagcgatttcaccaggacattgcaacaatggagaaacgctatcagggcaaatggagcccatcaatgcttgcagactattgctggacagtgacaagagatgctccatttaatgaatacaagagacaagccaagaagcgccgagtagacactgaataggactaaactatgtacagaatagttttttgccttttgtttcataataaattttatttatataacccttttgctgatttttaaagtgttacataaacaggacatgtgaaatattatcatgtaaagcaaccataaacacatgaaaagacctaggtttacaatttatgattaaaactctactatctacacaatatacatagacataaaatgtaaaaacttaaatatcttagaaacagtagccaatcagttgttttaattgtcatatttgaattcagcacatcaaaatacataataaatagcacattttatctctgaagcagacgacttctcaaaaattgtagaccagtgttatctccTTTGCAGAGCTAAGGAGCTCCTGTCCGAACTCTGGGAAACATTTTAATCTTGAGTCTCTTTCTCTTGTTTGTGTTTCTGGTTCAGGCGGACATTCCGGGCAGAGCATCTCCAAGGGGTGTGCTTCAATTTGCCCCAGCGTTGGGATAAACATAGGAATACTAGCCACCTCTGTTTCCTGCTGCAGTTCTTTCTTGTGCAACATCAGCGGGGCCAGCAGCGTGAAAGTCAGCTACTCGGTGCTGGCCATGGCGATCTTGGCCAGCTTTGTCTATatcagggctggactgtgatcgGACCAGGAAAAAGAACTTGATGCCCTGAAGAACCTGCTCAGGCTTCTCCAATGAGACACCAAACCCCCCTCTGTGCAAAGCTCTACTGGGGTTACCAATGGTGCCCTTTCTTCCAAACTCTCTCTCAGATCCCATTAGACAAGACCTGCCCTCTGCCGTTCACAAGGAAATTCTGCTGCTGTCACTGGGTTCCCCTCTGTGCCTCTCAGCAGATCTGGATTGCTGCTCCCatggtttgggtgcaggaggaggcctgGGAAGCTCAACTGAAGAGTGCAGCCCCACTGGGGAGATGCCCGCTTGCACTCTTGACCCATCAGGAAATGGTGGATAATGTTGGCAGAGATTCTGCTTTTATACCCATAGTCCCAGTTGATGGGGCTGATAAAAAAAAAGGTCAGGGATCACCAGGAAATGTGTATCCCAAACCACCTCCAAAGCGGA
Above is a genomic segment from Emys orbicularis isolate rEmyOrb1 chromosome 2, rEmyOrb1.hap1, whole genome shotgun sequence containing:
- the LOC135874639 gene encoding lymphocyte antigen 6E-like — its product is MKAFLLTLLVVVLCVEQAHSLVCFTCKDASSNWGCLAPTICRSGENYCVTTYLGAGIGGHSGQSISKGCASICPSVGINIGILATSVSCCSSFLCNISGASSVKVSYSVLAMAILASFVYIRAGL